The following are from one region of the Vibrio parahaemolyticus genome:
- a CDS encoding H-NS family histone-like protein, giving the protein MSELEKTLLNIRSLRALLRELTNAELEEAYSKFKTVVEERRLEEEAIRAEQIKKEEKLADIARQIKEQGLDVYELLSALSSTTPKKKGKRKPRPAKYKYIDTNGVEKTWTGQGRTPLVIQKALDEGKKLLDFAL; this is encoded by the coding sequence ATGAGCGAATTGGAAAAAACGTTACTTAATATTCGTAGCTTACGTGCACTTTTACGCGAGCTTACGAACGCAGAACTTGAGGAGGCTTACTCTAAGTTCAAAACGGTTGTCGAGGAGCGTCGTTTAGAAGAAGAAGCTATTAGAGCTGAGCAAATTAAGAAAGAAGAAAAACTAGCAGATATCGCTAGGCAAATTAAGGAGCAAGGTTTGGATGTTTATGAACTTTTGTCCGCACTCTCTTCAACTACCCCTAAAAAGAAAGGTAAGCGTAAGCCAAGACCTGCAAAATACAAATATATTGATACTAACGGAGTTGAGAAAACTTGGACTGGTCAAGGTAGAACTCCTTTAGTTATTCAAAAAGCTCTTGATGAAGGAAAAAAACTTTTAGATTTTGCTCTTTGA
- a CDS encoding transposase domain-containing protein, producing MLAHWLVDIDDFASPDSLTLFQKELPLERINQALDETNKASMRRRKLPTELVDWSIGCLSVSASITTDRLLTFWTS from the coding sequence ATGTTAGCACACTGGCTGGTTGATATTGATGACTTTGCTTCTCCCGATTCACTTACGCTTTTTCAAAAAGAACTTCCATTAGAAAGGATAAATCAAGCACTGGATGAAACGAATAAAGCCAGTATGAGAAGGCGAAAACTGCCCACTGAATTGGTCGATTGGTCGATTGGTTGCTTGTCGGTGTCGGCTTCTATCACGACAGACCGATTACTGACGTTTTGGACAAGTTAG
- a CDS encoding SslE/AcfD family lipoprotein zinc metalloprotease, with protein MKRKLISVAIFLAISGCHSDDSKFDMPGSEVPEVPEVPSDQTRKGSLFISNQRIKGDVICNGNELNNEATFEFFDSDTVVNCYYGAVELGSFDTNKYIDRSISYQNIDNQVNFDLFDVLEQGAKSNSLKVLSKINVCPTEKDTICLDEINSYDVAQLYGSTDDDAVNEFLNPTVADNVEGPTSHVNTNITPEVSPGTSNNLTASFVSASAESAYEYVPSIENKPLTKSVITDTSGRPIVGLSYFSQSSQGVTDSEGQFEYLWGENIIFGIDTFELGQTKGNKVRYSLSDLSTNTVVQQNIESLILRYGEILNSNIIVNKDVVDTFSKYPNVINELINLELPNGARLGDTEYTTPNEFEEQFSRGLTQEIDTQLKKDSSWFNYDIDAVKELKDNSGYVTESLSTIYDGVSQFHIFHDNYGWGGSGWARAMRNFNLTNEAFPVLMPRADNNYWLEFGEEAAWTRGSGSDKKPYIVDATTIDDKSSVVMQRPERISKDNTVYQLPTVSAGSIGSGKVVFMGNAMYTSILSCPDNYWADKQLKIDETKKICTYEMAASNSNRKRDTRFDGGSMKRFFENMISWMVPNDRKLNIATNIQKGHAFRMNGSAEGNIYNFFVDKSFGFDELTTISSGSFGALSPQTTPLLLLQSFEIKTGGYETKSVVSDVSRPKLTVEDISDLIKYVNEGGNIIFFDALEQSNPEPVARLADAAGVSIGGANVAKTLQSYCGDGFWCHNTDKPNPPNLHAVAEHDVVVLERFSDTSKLTINDDGSITWPSSVDMPKLEIPTYKVKVNDKVVERAAFHIVKDEIAKHSAIQELKENFPGVPVCKDDYQYEVNCIEVRSGHGIPSFGNHHRPNFTRYPMSPEVVEGMVKAANLGANIDKLFSHEVYYRSKGKEGVRLSQADLTATYDNLSIWLWNDTQYEYNAEVQDELGFKRLVEMLNCYTDDKHSGGMSCSESTKSDLVKWGLLNERSELNPSYPLNWMEKPLTRIMLGRSYWDLDITVDTNSYPGKASGAATTASVDVFIGNRPVVGTAGNMQSTGLWAPQLEEVVVSGGVKATIHVALVDDLTGRESHELSLRRPPRVQKSFEYDGNHLAFKVPYGGLIYIQPYHVEEEKGVTYTFSGVLKADYWNNGKWVNKSSDGVPLAEIDTGHFIYTTPVENTTALDVDKFVEELNFFAESASDFYGRDSKASHSLHQRFTSDALPGFRHRFVNDVQISIGAAHSGYPVQSSTYDKKATVVPTKPLDDWLLWHEVGHNLASAPFNVVGSTEVVNNILALYMQEKREDKPYMERIESDIQKSVLWLERYNGHAWSEANNNMKLAMFGQLKRWAEENFDLSKWQSHSILDVNHSIFDQDQGWNMFKLMHRLARAGDDISNNYCSSAATGLRDGDLLMVCASYVSGYDLSPYFEKWNPGESKAILPDGSPSYSGGITQEGLSFVANLKLPQPATSPERYTTVH; from the coding sequence TTGAAAAGAAAATTAATTTCAGTTGCCATTTTTTTGGCTATTTCTGGATGCCACTCTGATGATTCAAAATTTGATATGCCTGGAAGTGAAGTTCCAGAAGTTCCAGAAGTCCCTAGTGATCAAACTAGAAAAGGTAGTTTGTTTATTTCAAATCAGCGCATAAAAGGCGATGTGATTTGTAACGGAAATGAACTTAATAACGAAGCCACTTTTGAATTCTTCGATAGTGATACCGTTGTTAATTGTTATTATGGTGCAGTTGAACTTGGTTCATTTGATACCAATAAATACATTGACCGCAGCATTTCATATCAAAACATAGACAATCAGGTTAATTTTGATTTGTTTGATGTATTGGAGCAAGGAGCTAAAAGCAACTCTCTTAAAGTTTTAAGTAAAATTAATGTTTGTCCGACAGAAAAAGACACGATTTGTTTAGATGAAATTAACAGTTATGATGTTGCTCAGTTGTACGGGTCAACTGATGATGATGCTGTAAATGAATTTCTCAATCCAACCGTTGCCGACAATGTTGAGGGGCCAACATCTCATGTAAATACAAACATAACGCCTGAGGTTTCACCTGGCACGAGTAATAACCTGACTGCATCTTTTGTTTCAGCTTCTGCAGAAAGTGCTTATGAGTATGTTCCTAGCATAGAGAATAAACCACTTACAAAAAGTGTAATTACAGACACTAGTGGTCGTCCTATTGTTGGATTGTCTTATTTTAGTCAATCTTCTCAAGGTGTTACCGATAGTGAAGGGCAGTTTGAATATCTTTGGGGCGAGAACATCATATTTGGTATTGATACATTCGAATTAGGTCAGACGAAAGGTAATAAAGTTCGTTATTCATTGTCTGACCTGAGCACCAATACTGTTGTTCAGCAAAACATAGAATCGCTTATTCTACGTTATGGCGAGATTCTAAATTCAAACATCATTGTTAATAAGGATGTAGTAGACACATTTTCGAAGTATCCCAACGTTATTAATGAGTTGATAAATTTAGAACTTCCTAATGGAGCGAGGCTAGGCGATACAGAATATACGACACCAAATGAATTTGAAGAACAGTTTTCTCGTGGGTTAACTCAAGAGATTGATACGCAGTTAAAAAAGGATAGTAGTTGGTTTAACTATGATATTGATGCCGTTAAAGAGCTTAAGGATAACTCTGGATATGTGACAGAATCTTTGAGCACTATTTATGACGGCGTATCTCAATTTCATATTTTCCATGATAATTATGGCTGGGGTGGTTCGGGCTGGGCTCGCGCTATGCGAAATTTTAACCTAACGAATGAAGCTTTCCCTGTTCTAATGCCTAGAGCTGATAATAACTATTGGTTAGAGTTCGGTGAAGAAGCGGCTTGGACACGAGGTTCTGGCTCCGATAAAAAGCCTTATATTGTTGATGCAACTACGATTGATGATAAATCGTCTGTAGTAATGCAACGTCCAGAGCGTATTTCTAAAGACAATACTGTGTATCAATTACCTACAGTCAGTGCTGGTTCGATCGGTAGTGGTAAAGTCGTGTTCATGGGTAATGCTATGTATACGTCTATTTTATCTTGTCCTGATAATTATTGGGCTGATAAGCAGTTAAAGATCGATGAGACAAAGAAAATATGCACTTACGAAATGGCCGCTTCGAACTCAAACCGCAAGCGTGATACCCGTTTTGATGGTGGAAGCATGAAGCGATTTTTTGAGAACATGATTTCGTGGATGGTTCCGAATGACAGAAAACTCAACATTGCTACTAACATTCAAAAAGGACACGCTTTCAGAATGAATGGCAGTGCCGAAGGAAATATTTACAACTTTTTCGTTGATAAGTCCTTTGGTTTCGATGAGTTAACTACGATTTCTAGTGGTAGTTTTGGTGCTCTATCACCACAAACGACACCTTTACTTTTATTGCAGTCTTTTGAAATTAAAACTGGCGGATATGAAACGAAATCGGTGGTCTCTGATGTTTCTCGTCCGAAGTTAACGGTAGAAGATATAAGTGACCTTATTAAGTATGTTAATGAGGGTGGTAACATTATCTTTTTTGATGCGTTGGAGCAAAGTAACCCTGAACCAGTTGCGCGTTTGGCTGATGCAGCCGGAGTCTCAATTGGTGGAGCAAACGTAGCCAAAACTTTGCAAAGTTATTGCGGTGATGGTTTCTGGTGTCACAACACGGATAAGCCTAACCCACCAAATTTGCATGCAGTTGCTGAGCATGATGTTGTAGTTTTAGAGCGATTCTCTGATACCAGTAAGCTTACTATCAATGATGATGGTTCTATTACTTGGCCTTCATCCGTGGATATGCCTAAGTTAGAAATTCCAACATACAAAGTAAAGGTTAATGACAAAGTCGTTGAACGTGCTGCTTTTCACATTGTAAAGGATGAAATTGCGAAACATTCGGCCATTCAGGAGTTAAAAGAGAACTTTCCTGGCGTACCGGTGTGTAAGGATGACTATCAGTATGAGGTAAACTGTATCGAGGTTCGCTCTGGACATGGTATTCCGAGCTTTGGTAATCATCATCGCCCTAACTTTACTCGTTACCCGATGAGTCCTGAAGTAGTGGAGGGGATGGTCAAAGCTGCGAACTTGGGTGCAAATATTGATAAGCTATTTTCTCATGAAGTTTACTATCGTAGTAAAGGTAAAGAAGGTGTTCGCTTATCCCAAGCAGATCTGACTGCAACATATGACAACTTGTCTATTTGGTTGTGGAACGATACTCAATATGAGTATAACGCCGAAGTTCAGGACGAACTAGGTTTCAAGCGTTTAGTCGAAATGCTTAACTGCTATACTGATGATAAGCACAGTGGTGGTATGAGTTGCAGTGAAAGCACCAAGTCAGATCTAGTTAAATGGGGGCTACTAAATGAGCGTTCAGAGCTAAATCCATCTTACCCTCTTAACTGGATGGAAAAACCACTAACTCGAATTATGCTCGGTCGTTCATACTGGGATTTGGATATTACTGTCGATACGAACAGTTATCCAGGTAAGGCGTCGGGGGCTGCTACAACTGCAAGTGTAGATGTATTCATTGGAAATCGTCCAGTGGTTGGAACGGCAGGAAATATGCAGTCTACAGGTTTGTGGGCGCCTCAATTAGAGGAGGTTGTTGTATCAGGCGGTGTAAAAGCTACTATTCATGTCGCGTTAGTTGATGATTTGACAGGTCGTGAAAGCCACGAACTCAGTCTGCGCAGGCCACCACGTGTTCAGAAGTCGTTTGAATATGATGGCAATCATTTAGCGTTTAAAGTGCCATACGGAGGGTTGATTTATATACAACCATATCATGTGGAAGAAGAAAAAGGAGTCACTTATACGTTCTCGGGAGTTTTAAAAGCGGACTATTGGAACAACGGAAAGTGGGTTAATAAAAGCAGTGATGGGGTGCCTTTAGCTGAGATTGATACTGGTCATTTTATTTACACAACTCCAGTTGAAAATACGACAGCTTTAGACGTTGATAAATTTGTTGAGGAGCTGAACTTTTTTGCAGAAAGCGCTAGTGATTTCTATGGAAGAGATAGTAAAGCTTCTCACAGTTTACACCAACGGTTTACTAGTGATGCGTTACCTGGTTTTAGACACCGTTTCGTGAATGATGTGCAGATATCTATTGGCGCAGCGCATTCAGGATATCCAGTGCAAAGTAGTACCTACGATAAAAAGGCGACTGTAGTTCCAACGAAGCCGTTGGATGATTGGCTGCTATGGCATGAAGTGGGGCATAATTTAGCAAGTGCTCCATTTAATGTTGTGGGTAGTACAGAAGTTGTTAACAATATTCTTGCACTTTATATGCAAGAGAAAAGAGAAGATAAGCCATATATGGAACGGATTGAGTCTGATATTCAGAAATCAGTCCTATGGTTAGAACGATACAATGGTCATGCTTGGAGTGAAGCCAATAACAATATGAAGTTGGCGATGTTTGGCCAACTTAAACGTTGGGCAGAAGAAAACTTTGATCTATCAAAATGGCAGAGTCACTCTATTTTAGATGTGAATCATTCTATTTTTGATCAGGATCAAGGTTGGAATATGTTCAAGTTGATGCATCGCTTAGCCCGAGCTGGAGATGATATCAGTAATAACTATTGTTCTTCCGCCGCTACCGGATTAAGAGATGGAGATCTGTTGATGGTTTGTGCATCATATGTAAGTGGGTATGACCTTTCACCATACTTTGAAAAGTGGAATCCGGGTGAAAGTAAAGCTATTTTACCTGATGGTTCTCCGAGCTACAGCGGAGGTATTACTCAAGAAGGACTGTCTTTTGTGGCAAACTTAAAGTTACCACAGCCAGCTACTTCTCCTGAGCGCTATACCACGGTACATTAG
- a CDS encoding winged helix-turn-helix domain-containing protein produces MRKQYKVKQFILKEDAQIVVDSETGTQHKIGRHDFLTLLELAKHSGQILSKAHLMEKGWPGKIVSDSSLTQSIRNIRNLIEDNGKNQLWLKTVAKVGYVLDSSIVEQLIDSSAASPDSTKTKPTSIPTKEELKGTNLFRFKYLYLNLLIILVTVSIKLYNEEYIRKPVLLSYPNLSYQHEYLSIYSDDFELSDKLASEILKMYRSSPSKPEKLFIMITDESLSFSYIGSDGIVVNKVILNIKDLPFSYISARVVEELNNVEI; encoded by the coding sequence ATGAGAAAACAGTACAAAGTAAAACAATTCATTCTGAAGGAAGACGCACAAATAGTGGTCGATAGTGAAACCGGAACTCAACACAAAATTGGCCGCCATGATTTTTTGACTTTATTGGAGCTAGCAAAACACTCCGGACAAATTTTGTCTAAGGCTCACTTGATGGAAAAAGGGTGGCCAGGCAAGATTGTGTCTGATAGCTCTCTAACACAATCTATCCGAAATATAAGAAATCTTATTGAGGATAATGGAAAGAATCAGTTGTGGTTAAAAACTGTAGCGAAAGTTGGCTATGTGCTTGATTCCTCCATCGTAGAACAACTTATCGACTCCTCGGCTGCTTCACCTGATAGTACAAAGACAAAGCCAACATCTATTCCAACGAAAGAAGAGTTGAAAGGTACAAACTTATTTCGATTCAAATACTTATATTTGAATTTATTAATTATCTTGGTTACTGTATCTATAAAGCTGTATAACGAAGAATATATTCGAAAACCTGTTTTATTAAGCTACCCCAATCTAAGCTATCAACATGAGTATTTATCAATATACTCTGACGATTTTGAACTGTCTGACAAACTTGCTTCAGAGATATTAAAAATGTACAGAAGTTCACCAAGTAAGCCCGAAAAGTTATTCATAATGATCACTGATGAAAGCTTATCTTTTTCATACATAGGGAGTGATGGTATAGTTGTTAATAAAGTCATATTAAATATCAAAGATCTGCCATTTTCATACATATCAGCTAGAGTTGTAGAGGAACTAAACAATGTGGAAATATAG
- a CDS encoding transposase domain-containing protein has product MVDWLLVGVGFYHDRPITDVLDKLDLTSSSSLGESIAPSAIPQTRKRLTACA; this is encoded by the coding sequence TTGGTCGATTGGTTGCTTGTCGGTGTCGGCTTCTATCACGACAGACCGATTACTGACGTTTTGGACAAGTTAGACTTAACATCGTCCAGCTCTTTAGGTGAATCCATTGCCCCAAGTGCCATTCCTCAAACCAGAAAACGACTTACAGCGTGCGCGTAA
- a CDS encoding helix-turn-helix transcriptional regulator, which yields MEYKNIQSSKSFTLKEFYVEKHYIVSISFAKGDICINEQQIDIDNPCVVIVPKYSRVSCTLTPKSPLQSMEAHFLIFTDEMLKSAFARLVNKHHQFNRQPMYQLPTPLCVERNFQIMKETYNAVSEHALHMQLMEQGLFFILLTLNESGVDVHNVFHFNYEEPKKETIARLITQDPQRKWHIDDIAKLLFTTPSTLRRHLRKEGMVFSQLLLDVRMGLALNFLTFTNYTVSQISYRTGFGSSAYFCDAFKRKYSVTPLQFRVQSRENNDLKTLKNLAMTNKY from the coding sequence ATGGAATACAAAAACATTCAATCATCCAAGTCATTTACACTCAAAGAGTTCTATGTTGAAAAGCACTACATTGTTAGCATTTCATTCGCAAAAGGGGATATTTGCATCAATGAACAACAGATTGATATAGACAATCCGTGCGTAGTCATCGTTCCGAAATACAGTCGCGTATCCTGCACTCTAACACCCAAATCTCCTCTACAATCAATGGAGGCTCACTTTCTAATCTTTACAGATGAAATGTTAAAGAGTGCTTTTGCTCGCCTAGTGAATAAACACCATCAATTTAATCGCCAACCGATGTATCAGCTGCCAACGCCTTTGTGCGTTGAACGTAACTTTCAGATAATGAAAGAGACTTACAACGCTGTCAGTGAGCATGCCCTACATATGCAACTTATGGAACAAGGGTTATTCTTTATCTTATTGACTTTGAATGAGTCTGGAGTGGATGTGCACAATGTTTTTCACTTCAACTATGAAGAACCGAAAAAAGAGACTATCGCAAGATTGATAACCCAGGATCCACAAAGAAAATGGCATATTGATGATATCGCAAAACTATTATTTACCACACCATCCACCCTTCGCCGACATCTGCGCAAAGAGGGGATGGTGTTTAGTCAATTGTTACTGGATGTCAGAATGGGGTTAGCGCTAAACTTTCTTACATTTACCAACTATACCGTTTCTCAGATCAGTTATCGGACAGGCTTCGGTAGCTCTGCATACTTTTGCGACGCTTTCAAACGCAAATATTCCGTGACACCGCTGCAATTTCGAGTGCAATCTAGAGAAAATAATGACTTAAAAACACTAAAAAACTTAGCTATGACAAATAAGTATTGA
- the trh2 gene encoding TDH-related hemolysin TRH2, producing the protein MKIKLYFAFSLILVSMFSVSKSFAIDLPSIPFPSPGSAELLFVVRNTTIKTESPVKAIVEDYWTNRNIKRKPYKDVYGQSVFTTAGSKWLSAYMTVNINGHNYTMAALSGYKDGISTVFTKSEKTSLKQDYSSVKYFVDDNEESIPSVTYLDETSEYFVTVEAYESGNGHMFVMCISNKLSFGECKSQI; encoded by the coding sequence ATGAAAATAAAACTCTACTTTGCTTTCAGTTTGATATTGGTTTCAATGTTTTCAGTATCTAAATCATTCGCGATTGATCTGCCATCAATACCTTTTCCTTCTCCAGGGTCGGCTGAACTGTTATTTGTTGTTAGAAATACAACAATCAAAACTGAATCCCCGGTTAAGGCAATTGTGGAGGACTATTGGACAAACCGAAACATAAAAAGAAAACCATACAAAGATGTATACGGTCAATCGGTTTTCACAACAGCAGGTTCAAAGTGGTTAAGCGCCTATATGACAGTAAACATCAATGGTCATAACTATACGATGGCAGCTCTTTCTGGTTATAAAGATGGTATTTCTACGGTCTTCACAAAATCAGAGAAAACAAGCCTAAAGCAAGACTATTCCTCGGTAAAATATTTTGTTGATGACAACGAAGAATCAATACCAAGTGTAACTTATTTAGATGAAACATCAGAATACTTTGTTACTGTCGAGGCATATGAGAGCGGCAATGGACATATGTTTGTTATGTGCATTTCCAACAAATTATCATTTGGTGAATGTAAATCACAAATTTAA
- a CDS encoding OspB protein has product MPKKTKSLMLVLGSSGFGKDRLNILGQQLPRVLKRKEPYTAAFLNNNAKKCFEESIKDIKRINIDNNHLMGPKVSSDLIVEALVSDAAKIQKNVVINELDLTEYTKVYVLGHGSAGVGVIKSGEQYFNVEDIVNLLEKNGILSTIKDIRFVSCQSADKRAPVSMSDKDIQEANCDKGMLHRAIFGKEKSLIDLISNEIWSRGYSDISVSGYHGNGVFYDGKNIPLEHIRSSTIPASDIVKRKDVRETLYSEVD; this is encoded by the coding sequence ATGCCAAAAAAAACGAAGTCACTAATGCTTGTGCTGGGCTCATCAGGATTTGGAAAGGATCGTTTGAATATTTTAGGGCAGCAATTGCCTAGAGTTTTAAAAAGGAAAGAACCTTACACAGCTGCTTTCCTAAACAACAATGCTAAAAAATGTTTTGAAGAATCTATAAAAGACATTAAGAGAATAAATATAGACAATAATCATTTAATGGGGCCAAAAGTTTCTAGTGATCTAATAGTCGAGGCTTTAGTATCTGACGCGGCTAAAATACAGAAAAATGTAGTAATAAATGAATTAGACCTTACTGAATATACTAAAGTATACGTATTAGGGCATGGCAGTGCAGGTGTTGGTGTGATCAAAAGTGGAGAGCAATACTTTAATGTCGAAGATATTGTAAACCTTCTTGAAAAAAATGGAATATTGTCAACCATTAAAGATATTAGGTTTGTTAGTTGTCAATCGGCAGACAAAAGAGCACCAGTAAGTATGTCTGATAAGGACATTCAAGAAGCAAATTGTGATAAAGGTATGTTACATAGGGCTATTTTTGGGAAAGAAAAGTCGTTGATAGATTTGATTTCTAATGAAATCTGGTCTCGAGGCTATTCTGATATTTCGGTTTCAGGATATCATGGAAATGGAGTTTTTTATGATGGTAAAAATATCCCATTAGAGCATATAAGAAGTTCTACTATACCCGCATCTGATATTGTAAAAAGGAAGGATGTCAGAGAAACACTGTATTCAGAAGTGGACTGA
- a CDS encoding ATP-binding cassette domain-containing protein, translated as MIKLDTGVFKYQKASIHLPYLELKCGEVVGLTGPSGSGKSTIAKLIAGHFPPHQLEKQTVKLTTPTVQRYQANPVQWIGQHCKFAFNPRWPLSKSLKEAYKSRCYTKQLENYKIKPHLLQRFPHELSGGELQRFYIVRALAPSTQFLICDEATAQLDATTQRLIWQQLLQEVKSRQLGILVISHQIELLQALCQKIVIMPESNANNGI; from the coding sequence TTGATTAAGCTAGATACAGGCGTTTTTAAATATCAAAAGGCTTCCATTCACCTGCCATATTTGGAGCTTAAATGCGGAGAAGTTGTAGGGTTAACCGGACCAAGTGGCAGCGGCAAGTCTACAATCGCGAAATTAATAGCAGGGCATTTCCCACCACACCAATTAGAAAAGCAAACGGTTAAGCTGACAACACCAACGGTTCAGCGTTATCAGGCGAACCCGGTTCAGTGGATTGGGCAACATTGTAAGTTTGCGTTTAATCCACGCTGGCCTTTGAGTAAATCTTTAAAAGAAGCCTATAAATCGAGGTGTTACACCAAGCAACTTGAAAATTACAAAATTAAACCTCATTTACTCCAACGTTTTCCGCATGAATTGTCGGGGGGCGAGTTGCAACGTTTCTATATAGTTCGAGCGTTAGCGCCGAGCACTCAATTCCTAATCTGCGATGAAGCAACAGCACAATTGGACGCAACAACTCAGCGGTTAATTTGGCAACAGTTGCTACAAGAAGTAAAGAGCCGCCAGCTAGGTATTTTGGTGATCTCTCACCAAATCGAATTACTCCAAGCTCTTTGCCAAAAAATAGTGATCATGCCTGAATCAAATGCGAACAATGGCATTTAG
- a CDS encoding ATP-binding cassette domain-containing protein, translated as MLSMNNVSIYQRYTKEHVLSSLTFSVKPNEIVALVGESGGGKSLLAQLLMKALPDDFNFSGQIVNSYSTALIAQHATALNPDLKIRQQLELFRCSHMQLLPLLKTVGLSEEIVNAYPYQLSGGIAKRVLACLAIMQNSSLIIADEPTCGLDPESSQRLMALFRSLSKLDKSFLLISHDLPLMMSIADRVIVLANGEIIEEVSPNQIKNGHCDYYTSALWQAQPQFWSQKF; from the coding sequence ATGCTGTCTATGAATAATGTATCAATTTATCAACGTTACACAAAAGAACACGTGTTAAGCTCACTGACCTTCTCCGTAAAACCAAATGAAATCGTTGCTCTCGTCGGAGAAAGTGGTGGTGGTAAAAGCTTGCTTGCCCAATTACTCATGAAAGCACTGCCAGATGACTTTAATTTCAGTGGTCAAATTGTCAACTCGTATTCCACTGCATTAATCGCGCAGCACGCGACGGCGTTAAATCCAGATTTAAAAATAAGACAACAGCTTGAGCTGTTTCGTTGCTCTCACATGCAATTATTGCCTCTCTTAAAAACGGTGGGGTTGAGTGAAGAGATAGTCAATGCCTACCCTTATCAACTCTCAGGTGGCATAGCGAAGCGCGTATTAGCATGCTTAGCTATAATGCAAAACTCTTCATTAATTATTGCAGATGAACCGACCTGCGGGTTAGACCCAGAGAGCTCGCAGCGCCTTATGGCACTGTTTCGCTCACTCAGTAAGTTGGACAAAAGCTTTTTACTTATCAGCCATGATTTGCCATTGATGATGTCGATTGCAGATAGGGTCATCGTACTTGCTAATGGCGAAATCATTGAAGAAGTCTCGCCAAATCAAATCAAAAATGGTCATTGTGATTATTACACTAGTGCGCTCTGGCAAGCACAACCACAATTTTGGAGTCAAAAATTTTGA
- a CDS encoding DMT family transporter, translated as MSKNKLTILLFFSVCMIWGTTWFAMEVAVSTIPPLFATGMRFLIACPILIFLARVLNQPLLFPRGKEHWVIIVSIFYFAIPFTLMITGEMFISSGLASIIFANMPIAVMMTSTIFLGLRLAAHQIFGVFTAVVSLCVILSNELAIGGDAIFLGSAALSIAVLIHAFMYVLVQKYCAEIQVITYNVVPSFIAALLLIIGSFLFEKPNTLAFSPQSIIAVAYLGMFASVGGIVAYFKLGNVSSPFVASLCFLIFPLIALSINAYISGDVISDQSLFMLIPLLIGVLFAKLDLRSRILGHDSNR; from the coding sequence ATGTCTAAAAACAAACTAACAATATTGTTATTTTTTTCGGTTTGTATGATTTGGGGTACGACCTGGTTTGCTATGGAAGTAGCCGTGTCAACGATTCCTCCGTTATTTGCTACGGGCATGCGCTTTCTCATTGCTTGTCCCATTTTGATTTTCTTGGCAAGAGTATTAAATCAACCGTTGTTATTTCCACGAGGTAAAGAGCACTGGGTTATTATTGTCTCTATTTTTTATTTTGCTATCCCATTTACCTTAATGATTACAGGTGAGATGTTTATCTCATCAGGATTAGCTTCCATAATTTTTGCCAACATGCCTATTGCAGTCATGATGACATCAACGATCTTCCTTGGGCTTCGTTTAGCCGCACACCAAATATTTGGTGTATTTACGGCAGTCGTGAGCTTGTGTGTGATTTTATCAAATGAACTTGCTATCGGAGGAGATGCGATCTTTCTTGGTTCAGCAGCCCTGAGCATTGCAGTACTGATCCACGCTTTCATGTATGTTTTAGTACAAAAGTACTGTGCTGAAATCCAAGTCATTACCTACAACGTAGTGCCAAGTTTTATCGCTGCACTACTGCTTATAATTGGTTCATTCCTGTTTGAAAAACCAAATACTTTAGCATTTTCGCCTCAATCTATAATAGCTGTAGCTTATCTTGGCATGTTTGCTAGTGTGGGAGGTATTGTGGCCTATTTTAAACTAGGTAATGTGTCTTCTCCGTTTGTCGCTTCACTTTGTTTTCTGATATTTCCCCTAATAGCACTTTCTATTAATGCATATATAAGCGGTGATGTAATATCAGACCAATCTTTATTTATGCTAATCCCTCTCCTCATCGGTGTTCTATTCGCCAAGTTGGATTTAAGGAGTCGCATTTTGGGTCATGACTCAAATAGGTAG